A region from the Vicia villosa cultivar HV-30 ecotype Madison, WI linkage group LG3, Vvil1.0, whole genome shotgun sequence genome encodes:
- the LOC131655269 gene encoding heptahelical transmembrane protein 4-like isoform X1 — protein MVRGANEKLNAKENKKILNDEEGRAHTMKEKGVKLLKKSKYQLVDYKSLPTYLKDNEFILDYYRSEWPLKQIFLSIFSIHNETLNVWTHLIGFFLFLFLTVCTAMKAPMVMDSLQHLPEIIGKADLNKIHAELLKCLPSLPSIPDLDKVKNELMTALRSLDFSTLSGWNIMEHLTSCLHDKFSIKGLKDEKMDFLSPSIVQPITRWPFYAFLAGAMFCLLASSTCHLLACHSQRLSYILLRIDYAGIAVLIATSFYPPVYYSFMCNPFFCYLYLGFITLMGVATIVFSLLPFFQKSEFRKYRASLFFLMGFSGIAPIMHKLILYRHEPEALQTTGYEVLMGVLYGLGAAIYVARIPERWMPGKFDIAGHSHQLFHVFVVAGAYTHYLDGLIYLRWRDLKGC, from the exons ATGGTACGTGGTGCAAATGAAAAATTGAATGctaaagaaaataagaagatcCTTAATGATGAAGAGGGAAGAGCACATACAATGAAAGAGAAAGGAgtgaaattattaaaaaaatcaaaatatcaacTTGTAGATTATAAATCATTGCCAACTTATTTAAAGGACAATGAATTCATATTGGACTATTATCGATCAGAGTGGCCATTGAAGCAGATTTTCCTCAGCATTTTCTCAATTCACAATGAGACACTTAATGTTTGGAC GCATTTGATTGGGttcttcctttttctctttctcacCGTTTGCACGGCCATGAAAGCTCCAATGGTCATGGATTCCCTTCAACATTTGCCTGAAATCATAGGAAAAGCTGACTTGAACAAGATTCATGCAGAGTTATTAAAGTGTCTGCCTTCACTCCCGAGTATTCCTGATCTCGATAAAGTTAAAAACGAGTTAATGACAGCTCTTCGTTCTCTTGACTTTTCCACATTATCAGGCTGGAATATTATGGAGCATCTCACCAGTTGCTTGCATGACAAGTTTTCTATA AAGGGTTTGAAAGATGAAAAAATGGACTTTCTATCTCCTTCAATAGTCCAACCAATTACACGGTGGCCGTTTTATGCCTTCTTAGCTGGAGCTATGTTCTGTTTATTAGCCAGCAGCACGTGTCATCTCCTAGCTTGTCACTCGCAACGCCTTTCCTACATTTTGCTCAGAATTGACTATGCTGGAATTGCTGTACTAATTGCAACTTCATTTTATCCTCCTGTATATTACTCATTCATGTGCAACCCTTTCTTTTGTTACCTCTACTTAGGCTTCATAACATTGATGGGAGTTGCTACTATTGTTTTCTCTCTTCTCCCGTTTTTCCAAAAATCCGAGTTCAGAAAGTACCGCGCTTCGCTGTTCTTTCTGATGGGATTTTCGGGCATTGCGCCTATAATGCATAAATTGATATTGTATAGGCATGAACCCGAGGCGCTTCAAACTACAGGCTATGAAGTACTAATGGGAGTTCTTTATGGTTTGGGAGCTGCAATTTATGTCGCGAGGATACCGGAGAGGTGGATGCCGGGAAAGTTTGATATTGCTGGTCATAGTCACCAACTTTTTCATGTCTTTGTTGTGGCGGGGGCTTACACGCATTATCTCGACGGGTTAATTTACCTTAGATGGAGAGATTTGAAAGGTTGTTAG
- the LOC131655269 gene encoding heptahelical transmembrane protein 4-like isoform X2, producing MVRGANEKLNAKENKKILNDEEGRAHTMKEKGVKLLKKSKYQLVDYKSLPTYLKDNEFILDYYRSEWPLKQIFLSIFSIHNETLNVWTHLIGFFLFLFLTVCTAMKAPMVMDSLQHLPEIIGKADLNKIHAELLKCLPSLPSIPDLDKVKNELMTALRSLDFSTLSGWNIMEHLTSCLHDKFSIGLKDEKMDFLSPSIVQPITRWPFYAFLAGAMFCLLASSTCHLLACHSQRLSYILLRIDYAGIAVLIATSFYPPVYYSFMCNPFFCYLYLGFITLMGVATIVFSLLPFFQKSEFRKYRASLFFLMGFSGIAPIMHKLILYRHEPEALQTTGYEVLMGVLYGLGAAIYVARIPERWMPGKFDIAGHSHQLFHVFVVAGAYTHYLDGLIYLRWRDLKGC from the exons ATGGTACGTGGTGCAAATGAAAAATTGAATGctaaagaaaataagaagatcCTTAATGATGAAGAGGGAAGAGCACATACAATGAAAGAGAAAGGAgtgaaattattaaaaaaatcaaaatatcaacTTGTAGATTATAAATCATTGCCAACTTATTTAAAGGACAATGAATTCATATTGGACTATTATCGATCAGAGTGGCCATTGAAGCAGATTTTCCTCAGCATTTTCTCAATTCACAATGAGACACTTAATGTTTGGAC GCATTTGATTGGGttcttcctttttctctttctcacCGTTTGCACGGCCATGAAAGCTCCAATGGTCATGGATTCCCTTCAACATTTGCCTGAAATCATAGGAAAAGCTGACTTGAACAAGATTCATGCAGAGTTATTAAAGTGTCTGCCTTCACTCCCGAGTATTCCTGATCTCGATAAAGTTAAAAACGAGTTAATGACAGCTCTTCGTTCTCTTGACTTTTCCACATTATCAGGCTGGAATATTATGGAGCATCTCACCAGTTGCTTGCATGACAAGTTTTCTATA GGTTTGAAAGATGAAAAAATGGACTTTCTATCTCCTTCAATAGTCCAACCAATTACACGGTGGCCGTTTTATGCCTTCTTAGCTGGAGCTATGTTCTGTTTATTAGCCAGCAGCACGTGTCATCTCCTAGCTTGTCACTCGCAACGCCTTTCCTACATTTTGCTCAGAATTGACTATGCTGGAATTGCTGTACTAATTGCAACTTCATTTTATCCTCCTGTATATTACTCATTCATGTGCAACCCTTTCTTTTGTTACCTCTACTTAGGCTTCATAACATTGATGGGAGTTGCTACTATTGTTTTCTCTCTTCTCCCGTTTTTCCAAAAATCCGAGTTCAGAAAGTACCGCGCTTCGCTGTTCTTTCTGATGGGATTTTCGGGCATTGCGCCTATAATGCATAAATTGATATTGTATAGGCATGAACCCGAGGCGCTTCAAACTACAGGCTATGAAGTACTAATGGGAGTTCTTTATGGTTTGGGAGCTGCAATTTATGTCGCGAGGATACCGGAGAGGTGGATGCCGGGAAAGTTTGATATTGCTGGTCATAGTCACCAACTTTTTCATGTCTTTGTTGTGGCGGGGGCTTACACGCATTATCTCGACGGGTTAATTTACCTTAGATGGAGAGATTTGAAAGGTTGTTAG
- the LOC131657780 gene encoding putative nucleobase-ascorbate transporter 10 — MAQNEGGGDNKKPQSKDAKQEQLPVAHPVKEQLPGVQYCINSPPPWPEAILLGFQHYILTLGMTVLIPSIVVPQMGGTNVEKAKMIQNMLFVSGLSTFLQSLFGTRLPTVVVGSYTYMIPIMSVVQASRYSSYSDPYERFTMTVRGIQGALIICSCFQMVIGFLGLWRNAVRFLSPLCVVPYVTFTGLGLYHLGFPMLASCVEIGLPALIIMVFISQYLHHCISPKKFKFDRFAVLFSIAIAWLLAQLLTSSTMYNKKPESTQNSCRTDRAGLITSAPWVYFPYPFQWGSPTFNYGDTFAMLAASFVSLFESTGTFYAAARYGSATPVPPSVISRGAGWLGVASLLNGMFGSLTGSAASVENAGLLALTRVGSRRVIQISAGFMIFFSVFGKFGAFFASIPLPIIAALYCVFFGYVSSAGLGFLQFCNLNSFRTKFVLGFSFFLGVSIPQYFKEYYQVKHEHAGWFNDVLILIFASHTMVAALVAFILDLTLAREDNAAHDDSGLKWWEKFSIYGSDVRSNEFYGLPCRLNELFPAL, encoded by the exons ATGGCTCAAAATGAAGGTGGTGGTGACAACAAAAAACCACAGTCTAAAGATGCAAAACAAGAACAGCTACCAGTAGCACATCCAGTGAAAGAACAATTACCTGGTGTTCAATATTGCATAAATAGTCCTCCTCCTTGGC CTGAAGCGATTTTGTTGGGGTTCCAGCATTACATTCTGACTCTTGGCATGACTGTTTTGATTCCATCTATAGTTGTACCTCAAATGGGTGGAACCAAT GTAGAGAAGGCTAAGATGATTCAGAATATGCTATTTGTTTCTGGACTAAGTACATTTCTTCAATCTTTGTTCGGAACACGATTGCCAACTGTGGTTGTTGGTTCGTATACTTATATGATACCTATTATGTCTGTTGTACAAGCCAGCAGATACAGTTCATATTCAGATCCTTATGAG AGGTTCACTATGACAGTTAGGGGAATACAAGGTGCCTTGATTATATGTTCATGTTTCCAAATGGTTATAGGGTTCTTGGGACTATGGAGAAATGCAGTCAG GTTCCTTAGCCCACTTTGTGTTGTTCCTTATGTAACTTTCACTGGACTTGGTCTCTATCATCTTGGTTTCCCTATG CTCGCATCATGTGTTGAAATTGGACTTCCAGCTCTTATTATTATGGTTTTCATCTCTCAG TATCTTCATCATTGTATAAGCCCGAAGAAGTTTAAATTTGACCGATTTGCAGTGTTGTTTTCCATTGCAATTGCATGGTTATTAGCACAGCTTCTGACTTCAAGCACTATGTATAACAAGAAGCCAGAAAGCACACAAAATAGTTGCCGCACTGATCGGGCTGGTCTTATTACCTCTGCTCCATG GGTGTATTTTCCTTACCCCTTCCAATGGGGAAGTCCTACCTTCAACTATGGGGATACATTCGCAATGTTAGCagcatcttttgtttctctttttgag TCTACTGGTACATTTTATGCTGCGGCTAGATATGGAAGTGCAACGCCTGTGCCACCTTCTGTTATCAGCCGCGGAGCTGGCTGGCTG GGAGTAGCTTCTTTGCTCAATGGCATGTTTGGTTCTTTAACCGGAAGCGCAGCATCAGT GGAAAATGCTGGATTATTGGCATTGACAAGAGTGGGAAGCCGAAGAGTCATCCAAATATCAGCCGGTTTTATGATTTTCTTCTCTGTATTTG GAAAATTTGGAGCATTTTTTGCTTCTATACCTTTGCCAATCATAGCAGCATTATACTGTGTATTCTTCGGCTATGTGT CTTCTGCCGGTCTTGGTTTTCTCCAATTCTGCAACCTCAACAGTTTCAGAACCAAATTTGTGTTAGGCTTCTCATTCTTCCTCGGCGTCTCTATACCGCAATATTTCAAAGAATATTATCAAGTAAAACATGAACATGCAGGATGG TTCAATGATGTATTGATTCTCATATTCGCATCGCACACGATGGTGGCTGCCTTGGTTGCTTTTATTTTGGATCTCACACTCGCACGGGAAGACAATGCAGCCCACGACGACAGTGGTTTGAAATGGTGGGAGAAATTCAGTATCTATGGATCTGATGTTAGGAGCAATGAATTCTATGGTTTACCATGCAGACTCAATGAGCTTTTTCCGGCCCTTTAA